A window of the Butyricimonas virosa genome harbors these coding sequences:
- a CDS encoding TIGR00341 family protein: MMILLQRFRVYLRQILDPSDEQEREEDTVEAIRKGIVFRGTNLWVLIFATFIASLGLNTNSTAVIIGAMLISPLMGPIMGIGLGVGINDFELIKKAFRNLLIATIFSVLTSTLYFLLSPLNEARSELLARTTPTIYDVLIAFFGGMAGIVASSTKLKGNVIPGVAIATALMPPLCTAGFGLASGNLSYFFGAFYLFTINSVFIAVATTLGVRLMHFSKKKFMDKEREKKVHRIVYSIIFLTMVPSVYITYNMVKTNIFETNASRFIKNEFNFPNTLVVDRYVKTENPERRIEVSLIGKEISEEVIVSLKEKMLHYGLHDVPLVIHQGFGKEDIEMQNDVSNMLLQDYYMQNKQRIASQEKEISVLRERLNSYLLYDTIGHQVTPEVKILYPSVKSLAISRVIRNQVDSLRADTLYVAIVAFEQRLTEKEEYQFSAWLAARIGVKELKLIKE; encoded by the coding sequence ATGATGATATTATTACAGCGTTTTCGGGTGTATTTGCGTCAAATCTTGGACCCGTCAGATGAACAAGAGCGGGAAGAAGATACGGTGGAGGCTATCCGTAAGGGAATTGTGTTCCGGGGGACAAATTTGTGGGTATTGATTTTTGCCACGTTTATCGCATCTTTGGGATTGAACACGAATTCGACGGCCGTGATTATCGGAGCCATGTTAATTTCCCCGCTGATGGGGCCGATTATGGGAATCGGTCTGGGAGTTGGGATCAACGATTTTGAACTGATCAAGAAGGCTTTCCGTAATTTGCTGATCGCAACGATATTCAGCGTGTTAACGTCTACTTTATATTTTTTGTTATCGCCTTTGAACGAAGCTCGTTCGGAATTGCTGGCACGGACAACCCCCACGATCTATGACGTGTTGATCGCTTTCTTTGGTGGGATGGCGGGAATCGTGGCGTCTTCGACGAAGTTAAAAGGAAACGTGATTCCGGGAGTGGCTATTGCTACCGCTTTAATGCCGCCGTTGTGTACGGCCGGGTTCGGGCTGGCGAGCGGCAACCTGAGTTATTTCTTCGGGGCATTCTATTTGTTCACGATCAATTCGGTATTTATTGCGGTTGCCACGACTTTAGGGGTACGGTTGATGCATTTTTCGAAAAAGAAATTCATGGATAAGGAACGGGAAAAGAAAGTACACCGTATCGTGTACTCAATCATTTTCCTGACGATGGTTCCGAGTGTGTATATCACCTACAATATGGTGAAGACGAATATCTTTGAGACGAATGCCAGTCGATTTATCAAAAATGAATTTAATTTTCCGAATACGTTGGTGGTGGATCGTTACGTGAAAACAGAGAATCCGGAACGTCGGATTGAAGTATCATTGATTGGTAAGGAAATATCAGAGGAAGTGATCGTGTCGTTGAAAGAAAAGATGTTGCATTACGGGTTGCATGATGTTCCTCTGGTGATTCATCAGGGATTCGGGAAAGAGGATATCGAGATGCAAAATGACGTTAGTAATATGTTGTTGCAGGATTACTATATGCAGAATAAACAGCGGATTGCCTCACAAGAGAAAGAAATTTCCGTATTGCGCGAGAGATTGAACTCTTACTTGTTATATGATACGATCGGGCATCAGGTTACTCCCGAGGTGAAGATTCTTTATCCTTCCGTGAAAAGTCTTGCAATATCCAGGGTGATTCGTAATCAAGTGGATTCTTTGCGTGCTGACACCTTGTATGTTGCTATCGTGGCTTTTGAGCAACGACTAACTGAAAAAGAAGAGTATCAGTTCTCTGCGTGGTTGGCAGCCCGGATTGGTGTAAAAGAATTGAAACTGATAAAAGAATAG
- a CDS encoding OmpA family protein, whose protein sequence is MKKIVFLVLLVVLHISTFAQNNQEKKLPGYKTSFETNKFWDNWFISLNLGAQTLYAEGSTDAKFGDRLTFMPALSVGKWFTPWWGVRVQGLGGALHGFQNNGKTMLHKHYGAVHGDFMFGLLNFFGRYNENRCFDLVPFAGIGGAFIGSDQSFTINAGIQARFRLSQRFDLNLEYGGMILDDDLVTRGGFPNDGISNLSVGVTFRFKNRSFKKAVSQKQYADLQSLTKAQEAQIKELLRRTPDTVVKVVRQEAPAAENSVIFKALPTTINFAFNSSKIDPTQEVGVYNLVQFMKENPDVRVRLTGFADKRGTEKANMIISERRVNAVADMFISKYGINKDRIVKDHKGVSSRYDKDEWNRCVLVEIIK, encoded by the coding sequence ATGAAAAAAATCGTATTTTTAGTACTATTGGTAGTATTACACATTTCTACGTTTGCGCAGAATAATCAGGAAAAGAAACTGCCGGGTTATAAAACATCATTTGAAACCAACAAATTTTGGGATAATTGGTTTATTTCATTGAATTTAGGGGCTCAAACCCTCTATGCTGAGGGGTCTACAGATGCAAAGTTCGGTGATCGGTTAACCTTTATGCCGGCTTTGTCTGTTGGTAAATGGTTTACACCTTGGTGGGGAGTGAGAGTTCAAGGTTTAGGAGGTGCTCTACATGGATTTCAAAATAACGGAAAAACGATGTTACACAAGCATTACGGAGCTGTTCATGGTGACTTTATGTTTGGTTTGTTAAACTTCTTCGGTCGTTACAACGAGAATCGTTGCTTTGATTTGGTACCTTTTGCTGGAATAGGTGGTGCTTTTATCGGTAGTGATCAGTCTTTTACAATTAATGCAGGTATTCAAGCTCGTTTCCGGTTATCTCAACGTTTTGATTTGAATTTGGAATATGGTGGGATGATTTTGGATGATGATCTTGTGACCAGAGGCGGGTTCCCTAATGACGGGATTAGTAATTTGAGTGTCGGGGTTACTTTCAGATTCAAAAACCGTTCATTTAAAAAGGCTGTTAGCCAGAAACAGTATGCAGACCTTCAGAGTCTGACAAAAGCGCAAGAGGCACAAATCAAAGAATTGCTTCGTCGTACCCCGGACACCGTGGTTAAAGTGGTAAGACAGGAGGCTCCAGCAGCTGAAAATAGCGTGATATTTAAGGCTTTACCGACAACGATAAACTTTGCTTTCAACAGTTCAAAAATTGATCCTACTCAGGAGGTTGGGGTTTACAACTTGGTTCAATTTATGAAAGAAAACCCCGATGTGCGTGTTCGTTTAACCGGTTTTGCTGATAAACGAGGAACAGAAAAAGCAAATATGATTATTTCGGAAAGACGCGTGAATGCGGTTGCTGATATGTTTATTAGTAAATACGGGATAAATAAAGACCGTATCGTGAAAGATCATAAAGGTGTTAGTTCTCGTTATGACAAGGATGAGTGGAATCGTTGTGTTCTTGTTGAGATCATAAAATAA
- a CDS encoding MFS transporter encodes MKSPWSWIPTLYFAQGLPYVVVMTLAVIMFKRLGINNTDIALYTSWLYLPWVIKPLWSPLVDIVKTKRWWVISMQLVIGGGLAGIALTLPGPHAFRYSLAFMWLLAFSSATHDIAADGFYMLGLDTKKQAFFVGIRNTAYRLAMLTGQGLIVMLAGWLEKTYSSTLPEEIAVPRAWSVTFYLLAVIFVLLFLYHQFILPKPENDVPVKNGNPLNAFFQTFITFFQKKGIIAALAFILLFRFAESQLVKIASPFLLDNPEVGGLGLSTMQVGTIYGVVGLIALTIGGILGGILMAKNGLKHWIWWMTAAMNLPNLVYVYLAFTHPSNIWLISSAVAIEQFGYGFGFTALTYFMMLFSKGPQQTAHYAICTGFMALGMMLPGMISGYIQELIGYQYFFLWIMLCTIPSFIAVKYIKLT; translated from the coding sequence ATGAAATCCCCTTGGTCCTGGATCCCCACTCTATATTTCGCACAAGGTCTACCTTACGTCGTTGTCATGACACTTGCCGTCATCATGTTCAAACGGTTGGGAATAAACAACACGGACATAGCTCTCTACACGAGCTGGCTTTATTTACCCTGGGTGATTAAACCCCTGTGGAGTCCTTTGGTAGACATCGTGAAAACCAAACGCTGGTGGGTCATCTCCATGCAGTTAGTGATCGGTGGAGGATTAGCCGGAATAGCACTGACTCTTCCCGGACCTCACGCCTTCCGCTACTCGTTAGCATTCATGTGGTTATTAGCCTTCAGTTCCGCCACCCATGACATTGCAGCAGACGGGTTCTACATGCTGGGACTTGACACCAAGAAACAAGCCTTCTTCGTTGGTATCCGTAACACGGCCTACCGCCTCGCTATGCTCACGGGACAAGGCCTTATCGTCATGCTCGCCGGTTGGCTTGAAAAGACCTATTCTTCCACGCTCCCGGAAGAGATAGCCGTTCCCCGGGCATGGTCTGTAACCTTCTACCTGTTAGCAGTCATTTTCGTACTGCTCTTTCTCTATCACCAATTCATTCTTCCCAAACCAGAAAATGATGTTCCCGTGAAAAACGGTAACCCGCTGAATGCCTTTTTCCAAACCTTTATCACTTTCTTCCAAAAGAAGGGAATTATTGCTGCCTTAGCCTTTATTCTGCTCTTCCGTTTTGCTGAATCACAACTTGTAAAAATTGCCTCCCCTTTCCTACTCGACAATCCCGAAGTTGGCGGTTTAGGCCTAAGCACCATGCAAGTCGGTACTATCTATGGTGTTGTCGGACTGATTGCCCTCACGATAGGCGGAATCCTAGGCGGAATCCTCATGGCCAAAAATGGTCTAAAACATTGGATTTGGTGGATGACTGCCGCCATGAATCTACCCAACCTCGTGTATGTCTATCTGGCATTTACTCATCCATCCAACATTTGGCTAATCTCCTCCGCTGTCGCCATCGAACAATTCGGTTACGGATTCGGTTTCACGGCCCTCACCTACTTCATGATGCTCTTCAGTAAAGGCCCACAACAAACCGCCCACTACGCCATTTGCACCGGCTTCATGGCCCTCGGCATGATGCTCCCCGGCATGATCTCTGGCTATATCCAAGAACTGATCGGCTACCAATACTTCTTTCTCTGGATCATGCTTTGTACCATCCCCAGTTTTATTGCCGTGAAATACATTAAATTAACGTAA
- a CDS encoding sensor histidine kinase, protein MLEFFVKLYRNLRYTGMLLVLLFVSWTTKGGAGEPDSRILIISSYNPETSQTAKNISDFIEEYGLLGGKFSIDIENMNCKSFSEACMWEGRMKELLDKNIEKGLPKLIILLGQEAWTAYWSQDSLITRDVPIMGGMVSRNAVLLPEVGTDLENWEAESVDVMSDNIRELEVFGFAYEYDVVANLRLILDFYPETKHIAFITDNSYGGVSLQALVKKEMKEKFPGLDLILLDGRKHTIYSISDAIARLPEKTVILLGTWRVDKNDGYFMRNATYSMMMANPKIPAFTITSIGMGHWAVGGCVPRYRTVGKDMARQALALERQQDSIVLAGMQIIPNEYCFDYAKLRSEGFLDKAEVKNAVLYNKKLSYFEEYKYQIIGVVLAFLVLLFGFLLALYFYFRTKRFKDALWQAQKDNILILNNVNSGIKFIHPDFTIKWHNGIDYDIDPEKIKGSKGQVCYKVLRGLDEPCSFCPAVVAMKTGKVADVVVKYGDYYVYMLANPVFDDDNNLLGVVVRMEDMTKQKQAELELRKAKEKAEESDRLKSAFLANMSHEIRTPLNAIVGFSGVLTSDDCDAESRKEYVAIIQKNSDLLLRLINDILDISRLETGRLKLSYEEVEIVSLCQSVLATTSYGKRDAVEYMFQTPCEEFMLETDVQRLQQILINLLSNANKFTEQGSITLGIEIHKEQDCVYFSVTDTGRGIPEDKQKKVFERFEKLDEYVQGTGLGLAICKLTITMMGGDIWVDGDYKEGARFVVCHPLHLEPLYEE, encoded by the coding sequence ATGTTGGAGTTTTTTGTAAAGCTATATAGGAATCTTAGGTACACGGGGATGTTACTTGTTTTGTTGTTCGTTTCTTGGACAACGAAAGGAGGGGCCGGTGAGCCCGATTCCCGGATATTAATTATCAGTTCCTACAACCCGGAAACTTCCCAGACGGCCAAGAATATATCGGATTTTATAGAAGAATATGGTCTACTTGGCGGAAAATTTTCGATTGACATAGAGAATATGAATTGTAAAAGTTTTTCCGAGGCTTGTATGTGGGAAGGGCGGATGAAAGAATTACTGGATAAGAATATTGAAAAAGGTTTACCGAAGCTCATTATTCTGTTGGGGCAGGAGGCATGGACGGCTTATTGGTCTCAGGATTCACTGATTACCCGGGATGTCCCGATCATGGGGGGAATGGTGAGTCGGAATGCTGTTTTGTTACCGGAGGTGGGTACTGATTTGGAGAACTGGGAGGCGGAGAGCGTGGACGTGATGAGTGATAACATTCGGGAATTGGAGGTTTTTGGGTTTGCTTACGAGTATGATGTGGTGGCGAATCTTCGGTTAATTCTGGATTTTTATCCGGAAACCAAGCATATCGCTTTTATCACGGATAATAGTTATGGGGGAGTCTCTTTGCAGGCTTTGGTAAAGAAAGAGATGAAGGAGAAATTCCCAGGGCTGGATTTGATTCTTTTGGATGGCCGGAAACATACGATTTATTCGATCAGTGATGCTATTGCCCGGTTACCGGAGAAAACGGTTATCTTGTTGGGGACGTGGCGAGTAGATAAAAATGATGGTTATTTTATGCGAAATGCCACGTATTCGATGATGATGGCGAATCCTAAAATTCCAGCTTTCACGATTACTTCTATCGGGATGGGGCATTGGGCTGTCGGGGGATGTGTACCGCGGTATAGGACTGTCGGAAAAGATATGGCCAGACAAGCTCTGGCGTTAGAAAGACAGCAGGATTCGATCGTGTTGGCAGGAATGCAGATCATTCCGAACGAGTATTGTTTTGATTACGCCAAGTTACGTTCTGAAGGATTCTTGGATAAAGCGGAGGTCAAGAATGCTGTTCTTTACAACAAGAAGTTGTCCTATTTCGAGGAATATAAATACCAGATTATAGGGGTAGTTTTGGCTTTTTTAGTTCTACTGTTCGGTTTCTTACTAGCCTTATATTTCTATTTTAGAACCAAACGTTTTAAAGATGCTTTGTGGCAGGCCCAGAAAGATAATATCTTAATACTGAATAATGTTAATTCCGGGATCAAGTTTATTCATCCGGATTTCACGATAAAATGGCATAACGGGATTGATTATGATATCGATCCGGAAAAAATTAAAGGTTCCAAGGGGCAAGTTTGTTATAAGGTTTTGAGAGGACTGGATGAACCTTGTTCTTTCTGTCCGGCGGTAGTGGCCATGAAAACGGGAAAAGTGGCTGATGTTGTTGTGAAATATGGGGATTATTACGTGTATATGTTGGCGAATCCTGTTTTTGATGATGATAATAATTTATTGGGTGTCGTGGTGCGTATGGAGGATATGACCAAGCAAAAGCAGGCGGAATTGGAGTTGCGGAAGGCAAAAGAAAAGGCCGAGGAGTCTGATCGGTTGAAGTCTGCATTTTTGGCTAACATGAGTCACGAGATCCGTACCCCGTTGAATGCTATTGTGGGATTTTCCGGGGTTCTGACTTCGGACGATTGTGATGCAGAAAGTCGTAAGGAGTACGTGGCAATCATTCAAAAGAATTCAGATTTATTGCTTCGCTTGATTAATGATATTCTGGATATATCCCGCTTAGAGACGGGACGATTGAAGTTGTCTTATGAAGAGGTTGAGATTGTTTCTTTGTGCCAGAGTGTGCTGGCTACGACCAGTTACGGGAAACGGGATGCGGTGGAGTACATGTTTCAGACTCCGTGTGAAGAATTTATGCTGGAGACGGACGTGCAGCGTTTGCAACAGATATTGATTAATTTGTTGTCGAATGCCAATAAGTTCACAGAACAGGGAAGTATCACGCTAGGAATTGAGATCCATAAAGAGCAGGATTGTGTTTATTTTAGCGTGACCGATACGGGACGGGGAATTCCAGAGGATAAACAGAAGAAGGTGTTCGAACGTTTCGAGAAACTGGATGAATACGTGCAGGGAACCGGTTTGGGATTGGCCATATGTAAGTTGACGATCACGATGATGGGTGGAGATATATGGGTGGATGGGGATTATAAGGAAGGAGCCCGTTTCGTGGTTTGCCACCCGTTGCACTTGGAACCGCTTTATGAAGAATAA
- a CDS encoding SpoIID/LytB domain-containing protein has translation MKSKINSPKAITLSIGILFAPAITFRLNGTYWNKDQKYSGEYTISKEGKNLILHSSSGTQIVPDHFTLTPENAETTNFDLLNVMIGINFHWQRTEDQKFKGTLKIIDEGKHLTAINILPLEDYLLSVISSEMSATSSLELLKAHAVISRSWLIAQKIKSEKLTDAYHSCIQDEQQYIRWYDREDHEHFDVCADDHCQRYQGISKAYMPFVRQAIEATRGEVLVYDGEICDARFSKCCGGVTEHFENTWEPVKHPYLTKVVDSDTLSSTPDLSQEENARKWIFSIPDVFCNTRDKAILSNVLNDYDQETQDFFRWQVSYSPPELSALITSRIGIDFGDIQSIEPVERGVSGRIIRLRIQGSKQDMIIGKELVIRKALSQSHLYSSAFIVETAKDSSGAITRFTLKGAGWGHGVGLCQIGAAVMSAKGYDYKQILSHYFPGTQLQTIENGELKMKKV, from the coding sequence ATGAAATCTAAAATCAACTCGCCGAAGGCAATCACTCTTTCCATTGGCATCCTTTTCGCTCCCGCCATCACCTTCCGTCTGAATGGAACCTACTGGAACAAGGATCAAAAATATTCCGGAGAATATACCATTTCCAAAGAAGGGAAGAACTTGATTCTACATTCATCTTCAGGAACACAGATCGTACCGGATCACTTCACCCTTACACCAGAGAACGCTGAAACGACAAACTTTGATTTGTTAAATGTCATGATCGGGATCAATTTTCACTGGCAACGCACGGAAGATCAGAAGTTCAAAGGTACATTGAAAATCATAGACGAGGGAAAGCATCTGACAGCAATCAACATATTACCCCTAGAAGATTATTTACTAAGCGTGATCTCTTCCGAAATGAGTGCCACCTCATCTTTGGAACTCCTGAAAGCCCACGCGGTCATTTCCCGCAGTTGGCTGATCGCACAAAAAATAAAGAGCGAGAAACTAACCGATGCCTACCACTCCTGCATACAGGATGAACAACAATATATCCGTTGGTACGACCGGGAAGACCACGAGCATTTCGACGTGTGTGCAGACGATCATTGTCAACGCTACCAAGGCATTAGCAAAGCTTACATGCCATTTGTCCGACAAGCCATCGAGGCCACCCGAGGGGAAGTCCTTGTGTATGACGGAGAGATCTGCGATGCCCGATTCTCCAAGTGCTGCGGGGGAGTAACCGAGCATTTTGAAAACACCTGGGAACCCGTGAAGCATCCTTATCTGACAAAAGTGGTTGATAGCGATACCCTGTCTTCAACTCCCGACCTATCCCAAGAAGAGAACGCCCGAAAATGGATTTTCTCCATCCCGGATGTATTCTGTAATACCCGAGATAAGGCTATCCTGTCAAATGTTCTCAACGATTATGATCAGGAAACCCAAGACTTTTTCCGTTGGCAAGTGTCTTACTCTCCCCCTGAACTATCTGCATTAATAACATCCCGTATCGGGATAGACTTCGGGGACATTCAATCCATAGAACCCGTGGAAAGAGGTGTCTCCGGGCGCATCATCCGTCTCCGTATCCAAGGTTCAAAACAAGACATGATTATCGGGAAAGAACTTGTCATCCGCAAGGCTCTCTCCCAATCCCACCTGTACAGCTCGGCCTTTATCGTGGAAACAGCGAAAGATTCCTCCGGAGCCATTACACGTTTCACATTGAAAGGTGCAGGATGGGGACACGGTGTCGGTCTCTGTCAAATCGGAGCCGCTGTCATGAGTGCCAAAGGCTATGATTACAAGCAAATTCTCTCGCACTATTTTCCCGGCACCCAACTACAAACAATTGAAAATGGAGAATTGAAAATGAAAAAAGTGTGA
- a CDS encoding glycosyltransferase family 2 protein has product MSIISCIISRLKRDEHTDTYVHFEQTATLREIVTTIDSPYVFFYTKYPTPRLGEHAQKRFLQVAQATGAVMLYSDYYTEQNGSQTAHPTIDYQLGSVRDDFDFGSILLFRTDVLKKVISEMDTEYNFAALYDLRLRLSREGLIFRIPEFLYSEKEHDSRRSGEKQFDYVNPRNREVQIEMEQAFTAHLKAIGAYLPPVFKTIPFQDEYFETEVSVIIPVRNREKTIAEAIRSVFSQQTNFKYNILVIDNHSTDDTTAIVKKMAQKHSQIIHIIPPRTDLGIGGCWTHAIMSEHCGRFAIQLDSDDLYINRHVLQRIVDTFHKRQCAMIIGSYKMVNFKLEEIPPGIIDHKEWTPDNGRNNALRINGLGAPRAFYTPLLRQIRIPNVSYGEDYATALAISREYQIERIYEPLYLCRRWEGNSDADLNIQRVNANNYYKDKIRMIEILARQREIENGELKIENEEKS; this is encoded by the coding sequence ATGTCTATTATTTCTTGTATCATTTCCCGGCTAAAAAGGGACGAACATACAGATACCTACGTGCATTTTGAACAAACTGCCACGTTACGGGAAATCGTTACCACGATAGATTCACCCTATGTCTTTTTCTACACGAAATACCCGACTCCACGGTTAGGAGAACACGCACAAAAACGTTTTCTTCAGGTAGCACAAGCCACGGGAGCCGTCATGCTTTACTCTGATTATTACACGGAACAAAATGGTTCGCAAACTGCACACCCAACTATTGACTATCAATTGGGGAGCGTCAGGGATGATTTTGATTTCGGATCAATTCTTTTATTCAGAACAGACGTTTTAAAAAAAGTGATCAGCGAAATGGACACGGAGTACAATTTTGCCGCACTCTACGATCTGCGCCTGCGTCTTTCCCGTGAAGGATTGATTTTCCGGATTCCCGAATTCCTGTACTCGGAAAAGGAACACGATTCCCGACGTTCCGGTGAAAAGCAATTTGATTACGTGAACCCTCGTAACCGGGAAGTACAAATTGAAATGGAACAGGCTTTCACGGCTCACTTGAAGGCCATCGGCGCCTATTTGCCTCCCGTATTCAAAACCATCCCATTCCAAGACGAGTATTTTGAAACTGAAGTCTCGGTTATTATTCCCGTCCGCAACCGGGAAAAGACCATTGCAGAAGCGATACGATCCGTCTTTTCACAACAAACCAATTTCAAGTATAATATTCTTGTTATCGACAATCATTCCACCGACGACACGACTGCTATTGTTAAAAAGATGGCCCAAAAGCACTCGCAAATAATCCACATCATTCCCCCTCGCACCGACCTTGGAATCGGGGGATGCTGGACACATGCCATCATGAGCGAACATTGCGGACGATTCGCCATCCAGTTGGATAGTGATGATTTGTACATCAATCGACACGTCCTCCAACGCATTGTCGACACGTTCCACAAACGTCAATGTGCCATGATTATCGGTAGTTACAAGATGGTTAATTTCAAGCTGGAAGAAATACCTCCCGGCATCATTGACCACAAGGAATGGACGCCGGACAACGGGCGTAACAACGCCTTACGTATCAACGGGCTGGGGGCGCCCCGAGCATTTTACACGCCATTACTCCGGCAAATCAGAATCCCGAACGTCAGTTACGGGGAGGATTATGCCACGGCACTCGCAATCTCCCGTGAATACCAGATCGAACGCATTTATGAACCGCTATATTTATGTCGTCGCTGGGAAGGTAATTCCGACGCAGACTTGAACATCCAACGTGTAAACGCAAATAATTACTATAAAGATAAAATTCGTATGATTGAAATATTGGCAAGACAACGGGAAATTGAAAATGGAGAATTGAAAATTGAAAATGAAGAAAAATCCTAA
- a CDS encoding DUF4922 domain-containing protein: protein MFFDEFTKSQLAYWPLARNNYEHLRNVIYRTIDFEGFQIRIQHNPDRIQSAVAKIDEQSIKARACFLCKGNIPPEQASFDYNPTLDIRVNPYPIFDRHYTVPAKQHIPQLIKGHFQDMLAIVQTYPEYTIFYNGPRSGASAPDHFHFQLAARHIMPLETDVNSCPKEILWISESRKTTIESIHHYLRKNIILHSNNREQLMDIFEQLLSLVGQITPNDPEPMMNLFAWYENNEWWVVIFPRRQHRPWQFFAEEDENILFSPGCVDFAGLIISPREKDFNRLDAPLLEELFSQLTLTDEQFKNLRFMIKKDIKNR from the coding sequence ATGTTTTTCGACGAATTTACGAAATCACAACTAGCCTATTGGCCCTTGGCCCGAAATAATTACGAACACTTACGGAATGTCATTTATCGTACGATTGATTTCGAGGGGTTCCAGATTCGTATCCAGCACAACCCGGACCGGATTCAATCGGCCGTGGCTAAAATAGACGAGCAATCGATCAAGGCAAGAGCCTGTTTTCTGTGTAAAGGAAACATTCCGCCGGAACAAGCTAGTTTCGATTATAACCCCACGCTGGATATACGAGTAAACCCTTATCCCATATTCGACCGCCATTACACAGTTCCGGCAAAACAACACATTCCCCAGCTCATCAAGGGACATTTCCAAGACATGCTGGCCATTGTACAAACTTACCCGGAGTATACGATTTTTTACAATGGTCCCCGTAGCGGAGCCTCCGCCCCGGATCATTTTCATTTCCAACTGGCAGCCCGTCACATCATGCCCCTAGAAACCGATGTAAACTCCTGCCCGAAAGAAATCTTGTGGATTTCCGAATCACGGAAAACAACCATCGAAAGTATCCATCACTACCTTCGCAAGAATATCATACTTCATTCAAACAACCGGGAGCAATTAATGGATATCTTCGAGCAATTATTGTCCCTCGTGGGACAAATTACCCCGAATGATCCGGAACCCATGATGAACCTTTTTGCCTGGTACGAAAACAACGAATGGTGGGTGGTCATATTCCCCCGTCGTCAACACCGCCCGTGGCAATTCTTCGCGGAAGAAGATGAAAACATACTGTTCAGTCCCGGCTGTGTCGACTTTGCCGGTCTGATCATCTCACCCCGGGAAAAAGATTTCAACCGTCTGGACGCCCCCTTGTTGGAAGAACTTTTTTCCCAGTTAACCCTTACCGATGAGCAATTCAAGAATTTGCGATTTATGATTAAAAAAGACATTAAAAATAGGTAA